A window of the Leptolyngbya subtilissima AS-A7 genome harbors these coding sequences:
- a CDS encoding (R)-mandelonitrile lyase, producing MKRLTIPAITFSLLALGLAQAGHAQAPSGDRPQSVEIMRNGSQPFAEGSADYFTGSVSINPLFPVHEPSRASGANVAFEPGARTAWHTHPLGQTLIVTDGIGWVQQWGEPIQEIRPGDVVWIPPGVKHWHGATATTAMTHIAIQEALNGSPVDWMEQVSDEQYQAPI from the coding sequence ATGAAACGACTCACAATACCTGCCATAACATTTTCCCTATTGGCTTTAGGGTTGGCGCAGGCAGGGCATGCCCAAGCTCCATCGGGCGATCGCCCACAGAGTGTAGAAATCATGCGGAACGGTTCGCAGCCTTTCGCTGAAGGCTCAGCCGACTATTTCACGGGTTCTGTAAGCATTAATCCTCTTTTTCCAGTACACGAGCCGTCACGGGCATCTGGCGCAAATGTTGCCTTTGAGCCTGGTGCTCGCACCGCATGGCACACGCATCCTTTGGGGCAAACCCTGATTGTGACGGATGGAATTGGCTGGGTTCAGCAGTGGGGCGAACCAATTCAGGAAATTAGACCTGGTGATGTCGTCTGGATTCCACCCGGCGTAAAACACTGGCACGGCGCTACCGCCACGACAGCCATGACTCATATTGCCATTCAGGAGGCGCTCAACGGCAGCCCTGTGGACTGGATGGAACAGGTCAGCGACGAGCAATACCAAGCACCCATATGA
- a CDS encoding AraC family transcriptional regulator has translation MNAARTSEKSNRALINNPQARREVARSQADREELTERIAGAIAHDGVIEPLKGLFFYRTSFPSKCLHSVSIPSFCVIAQGSKEVLLGSDRYQYDPMHYLLGTVELPIASRILEATQEKPYLGLRLDLDPTLVGSVMVEAGYPSAQRGVSVKAIDVSPLDTDLLDATVRLVRLLDSPAEALVLVPLIKREIIYRLLIGEQGKRLRQIAVLRGHTHHIAKAVDRLRKDFNQPLRIEDVARELGMSVSGFHHHFKSVTAMSPLQFQKQLRLQEARRLMLGQNLDASSAAYQVGYDDASHFNREYKRLFGNPPLRDVERLREAAREMANSV, from the coding sequence ATGAACGCGGCAAGAACGAGTGAAAAGTCTAATCGAGCTTTAATCAACAACCCACAGGCAAGGCGCGAGGTGGCGCGATCGCAAGCCGACCGAGAGGAACTGACTGAGCGAATTGCAGGGGCGATTGCTCACGATGGCGTGATCGAGCCGCTGAAAGGATTGTTCTTCTATCGCACCTCCTTCCCTTCAAAGTGCTTGCACAGTGTCTCAATTCCGTCCTTTTGTGTCATTGCTCAGGGCAGTAAAGAAGTGCTGTTGGGCAGCGATCGCTATCAGTACGACCCGATGCATTATTTGCTGGGGACGGTCGAACTGCCGATTGCCAGCCGAATTTTAGAAGCAACCCAGGAAAAACCGTACCTGGGGCTTCGTCTGGATCTCGACCCCACCCTGGTGGGCTCAGTCATGGTTGAGGCAGGCTATCCCTCAGCCCAGAGGGGAGTGAGTGTCAAAGCGATCGATGTCAGTCCATTAGATACAGATCTGTTAGATGCCACCGTGCGGCTCGTCAGGCTGCTCGATTCCCCAGCTGAAGCGCTTGTGCTCGTACCCCTGATTAAGCGGGAGATTATCTACCGGCTGCTGATAGGAGAGCAAGGGAAGCGGCTGCGTCAGATTGCCGTTTTGAGAGGCCACACCCACCACATTGCTAAAGCGGTCGATCGCCTGCGGAAAGACTTTAACCAGCCGCTGCGGATTGAAGACGTTGCCCGCGAGTTGGGTATGAGCGTTTCAGGCTTTCACCATCACTTCAAATCGGTCACGGCCATGAGTCCATTGCAGTTCCAAAAGCAGTTGCGGCTCCAAGAGGCCCGCCGTCTAATGCTGGGGCAAAACCTGGATGCTAGCAGTGCGGCCTACCAAGTGGGGTACGACGATGCCTCGCACTTTAACCGAGAGTATAAGCGGCTCTTTGGTAACCCTCCCCTACGCGATGTGGAGCGGCTGCGAGAAGCAGCGCGGGAGATGGCTAATTCAGTCTAA
- a CDS encoding SDR family oxidoreductase — translation MLSNLNGSFTGKVAFVTGAASGIGRETALAFAREGVKVVAADISEQGNQETVHLIENQGGQAIAVQCNITRSEDVKAALDKTVEAFGRLDFAFNNAGIEPRNPAPTAEYDEEEWNRIIDINLRGVFLCMKHEIPLILEQGGGAIVNTSSGAGIIGIKGSPAYTAAKHGVIGLTKAAALDYAAQNIHINAVCPGYIDTPMMGRFTGGTDEGRSQVIAEEPIGRMGKPEEIAAAVVWLCSDAAAFVVGHAMVIDGGQTVQ, via the coding sequence ATGCTGTCTAACTTGAATGGAAGCTTCACAGGAAAAGTTGCGTTTGTGACTGGAGCAGCAAGCGGTATTGGTCGCGAGACGGCGCTGGCATTTGCCCGTGAAGGCGTTAAGGTCGTAGCTGCTGACATTTCTGAACAGGGTAATCAAGAAACGGTACACCTAATCGAAAATCAGGGCGGACAGGCGATCGCTGTCCAGTGCAACATAACACGAAGCGAAGACGTAAAGGCAGCTTTGGATAAGACCGTTGAGGCTTTTGGTCGGTTGGACTTCGCCTTCAACAATGCAGGTATCGAGCCAAGAAATCCGGCTCCGACTGCGGAGTATGACGAGGAGGAGTGGAACCGGATCATCGACATCAACCTGCGCGGCGTTTTCCTATGCATGAAGCACGAGATCCCGCTAATTCTTGAGCAGGGAGGCGGTGCGATCGTCAACACCTCATCTGGGGCTGGAATCATCGGCATCAAGGGCAGTCCTGCATACACTGCCGCGAAGCACGGGGTGATTGGTCTTACCAAGGCGGCAGCCCTCGACTACGCCGCGCAGAACATCCACATCAACGCCGTCTGTCCCGGCTACATTGACACCCCGATGATGGGTCGGTTCACGGGTGGCACGGACGAAGGGCGATCGCAGGTCATTGCGGAGGAGCCGATTGGACGGATGGGCAAGCCTGAGGAGATTGCAGCGGCTGTCGTCTGGCTGTGCTCGGACGCGGCGGCCTTCGTGGTTGGGCACGCGATGGTCATCGATGGTGGACAAACGGTGCAGTGA
- a CDS encoding ABC transporter permease, with translation MVKPMVLSRIGVIARTVFLEVIRDRILYLVALFALLLVIARVLLPDISAGAENKILMDLGLASIHLLSVVVAVFVGTGLINKEIEKRTVLVLIAKPVSRAEFIVGKHLGLTAVLAVLIAALGAIFVLVLAASGVPFSLGSLVLALLFTTLEAALLVAVAIVFGVFTSSLLATMLTFAVYLMGHLSQDLVAFGKLSETPAVQRLTNVLYLVLPDLERLNLRNAAAYGIELLPTPPELFGHALYGLLYTALLLSVSILIFSRRQF, from the coding sequence GTGGTTAAGCCAATGGTGCTATCGCGGATAGGGGTCATTGCCCGCACCGTGTTTTTAGAGGTAATTCGCGATCGCATTCTGTACCTGGTGGCCCTGTTCGCCCTGTTGCTAGTGATCGCTCGGGTGCTGCTGCCCGACATTTCTGCTGGGGCCGAAAACAAAATTTTGATGGACCTGGGTCTGGCGAGCATTCACCTGCTGAGCGTGGTGGTGGCTGTGTTTGTGGGCACTGGGCTCATCAACAAAGAAATCGAAAAGCGCACGGTGCTGGTACTGATTGCCAAGCCCGTCAGTCGAGCCGAGTTTATCGTGGGCAAGCATTTGGGCCTCACGGCGGTGCTGGCGGTGCTGATCGCGGCCCTCGGAGCGATTTTTGTGCTGGTGTTGGCCGCTAGCGGCGTGCCCTTTTCGTTGGGGAGCCTGGTGCTAGCGCTGCTCTTTACAACTTTGGAAGCGGCGCTGCTGGTGGCCGTAGCCATCGTATTTGGAGTATTCACCAGTTCGCTACTGGCCACAATGCTCACCTTTGCGGTGTATTTGATGGGCCACCTGAGCCAGGACTTGGTAGCCTTTGGCAAACTCAGCGAAACCCCAGCAGTGCAGCGGCTCACCAACGTCCTATACCTGGTGCTGCCCGACCTAGAACGCCTCAACCTGCGCAATGCCGCCGCCTACGGCATAGAACTATTGCCCACCCCTCCAGAGCTTTTTGGCCATGCCCTCTACGGCTTACTTTACACAGCGCTACTGCTGTCAGTATCAATCCTAATTTTCTCGCGCCGTCAGTTTTAA
- a CDS encoding DUF3592 domain-containing protein, translating to MTVLTVFVAIVSLSASVDNLAYRNWLSASATVVQVDNSEQSATSSSSRSITSCPVIRFSDRTEQAHEVSSACVETTPSGDRRRSNRLNPAFWRGQTVTVWYDPEHPSRTLIAEHKPQFNPLVAVNTTSLFLGSMAAGFWVGAKLVRDELRRSNLD from the coding sequence ATGACTGTGTTGACGGTCTTTGTGGCTATTGTTTCTCTCTCAGCATCGGTGGACAACTTGGCTTACAGGAACTGGCTTTCGGCCTCAGCCACAGTGGTGCAGGTAGACAATTCGGAGCAATCCGCAACCTCCAGCAGTTCTAGAAGCATCACGTCTTGCCCAGTGATTCGCTTTAGCGATCGCACTGAGCAAGCTCATGAGGTCAGCAGCGCTTGCGTAGAAACAACTCCCTCTGGCGATCGCCGCCGAAGTAATAGGCTAAACCCCGCCTTCTGGCGCGGTCAAACCGTCACCGTTTGGTATGACCCAGAGCATCCCTCGCGCACTTTAATTGCCGAACACAAGCCCCAGTTCAATCCGCTGGTTGCTGTCAATACCACGTCTTTGTTTTTAGGCAGTATGGCGGCAGGTTTTTGGGTAGGGGCTAAGCTAGTTAGGGATGAACTACGGCGATCTAATTTAGATTGA
- a CDS encoding acetyltransferase, protein MAINGVGLDVGPTQFNCETMFVKDAQDQTLIKVLDVTDLIDPQNNQIQGQQQAGEEEQPPQAYEKSRLQFPSGEALPECWTNPDYKLQQSPTPQA, encoded by the coding sequence ATGGCCATAAACGGCGTCGGCTTAGATGTCGGCCCTACCCAATTCAATTGTGAAACTATGTTTGTTAAAGACGCCCAAGATCAAACGTTAATTAAAGTACTCGACGTCACTGACTTAATTGATCCGCAGAACAACCAGATTCAGGGTCAGCAGCAGGCTGGTGAAGAAGAACAGCCACCCCAAGCCTACGAAAAATCGCGCCTTCAGTTTCCCTCTGGCGAGGCCCTACCCGAGTGCTGGACCAACCCAGACTACAAACTGCAACAGAGCCCAACCCCCCAGGCATAG
- a CDS encoding DUF5357 family protein: protein MVGFFGFLRQTLVELWQAVLPPRYFSWQTVIYMSLFSWLMSLLARLLAATPFTVGLLATISWICLALGVGWALEANKVRFFGIPVAPWVSGAIICIFLFGSWGGRWLQPALVSWPLVSFAVIAVPSLLSWDFDLKTPPPMVRQQLALLFCLSLLFSSWFQFYFRIQSWVRDYPSLVADSVDNSAFVYRFPGQEVALPAGVTHLTIAEEVLREQIDNKPWPSVERWLLNLEGQRQALQRRVQSQMGRGASLENSLWRLDFQPLSNADGYTLKLWAIWSGPAANQNGYYLEKTCLLMPVNRGGLVDTENATPGYTNTQWSTLTCDLQTPRQAGHPRGTQQQG from the coding sequence ATGGTAGGTTTTTTCGGTTTTTTGCGTCAGACCTTGGTTGAACTGTGGCAAGCGGTGCTGCCGCCGCGCTACTTTTCCTGGCAAACCGTCATCTACATGAGCTTGTTTTCGTGGCTCATGTCGCTGCTAGCGCGCCTTTTGGCAGCTACACCCTTTACTGTAGGGCTGCTGGCCACCATCAGCTGGATCTGCTTAGCCCTGGGGGTAGGTTGGGCGCTAGAGGCCAATAAAGTCCGATTTTTTGGCATTCCCGTTGCCCCCTGGGTATCGGGGGCCATTATATGCATCTTTTTGTTTGGGTCGTGGGGCGGGCGTTGGTTACAGCCCGCCCTGGTATCCTGGCCCCTAGTGTCCTTTGCGGTAATTGCTGTGCCCAGTCTATTGAGCTGGGATTTTGACCTAAAAACGCCGCCGCCGATGGTACGCCAGCAGTTGGCGCTGCTGTTTTGCCTCAGCCTGCTGTTTAGCAGCTGGTTTCAGTTCTACTTCCGCATTCAATCCTGGGTGCGCGACTACCCCAGCCTAGTGGCCGACAGCGTTGACAACAGCGCCTTTGTCTACCGCTTTCCGGGCCAGGAGGTGGCCCTGCCCGCCGGGGTCACCCACCTCACCATTGCCGAAGAAGTGCTGCGGGAGCAGATCGACAACAAGCCCTGGCCCTCTGTAGAGCGATGGCTACTCAACCTTGAAGGCCAGCGTCAGGCTCTGCAACGGCGGGTACAATCCCAGATGGGTCGCGGCGCCTCCTTAGAAAATTCGCTGTGGCGGCTCGATTTTCAGCCCCTGTCTAACGCCGATGGCTACACCCTTAAGCTGTGGGCAATTTGGTCAGGGCCAGCCGCCAACCAAAACGGCTACTACCTAGAAAAAACCTGCTTACTGATGCCAGTCAACCGAGGCGGCCTAGTAGACACTGAAAACGCCACGCCCGGGTACACCAACACTCAGTGGTCTACCCTCACCTGCGACCTGCAAACGCCGCGGCAGGCTGGGCATCCTAGGGGCACACAACAGCAAGGCTAA
- a CDS encoding SDR family NAD(P)-dependent oxidoreductase, giving the protein MARLDGQVAVVTGATRGLGKGIATGLGEAGAVVYITGRTLTASTDSMGSLEETAAAVNQAGGTAIPVQVDHSDDDQVKALFDRIQTDQNGQLDLLVNNAYAGVSALKSAYGKPFWEVDPAEFWDACNAVGLRSHYLASVYAARLMVPQRRGLICTLSSWGGLSYIFGVPYGVGKAACDRLAADMAVELKPHQVTSLSVWPGIVGTELMTQFAAEMGLGNGQPSSTGEDGSTPDHYNWETPLLTGRVIAALAGDRNLLRRTGQVQIVAELAREYGAVDAEGNRPASLRSLRFVLPYAVPGLRPYAELVPDLELPWPFLLLGPLGSPKA; this is encoded by the coding sequence ATGGCACGGCTAGACGGACAGGTGGCGGTGGTGACTGGGGCCACTAGGGGGTTGGGGAAGGGCATTGCCACTGGACTGGGGGAAGCTGGAGCGGTAGTTTATATCACCGGGCGCACCCTCACTGCCTCGACCGACTCGATGGGGTCGTTAGAAGAAACTGCGGCGGCGGTGAACCAGGCGGGCGGAACGGCGATTCCGGTACAGGTAGACCACAGCGACGATGACCAGGTCAAAGCCCTCTTCGATCGCATTCAAACCGACCAAAATGGCCAGCTCGATCTGCTGGTAAACAACGCCTATGCTGGGGTGTCGGCGCTCAAGTCCGCCTACGGCAAGCCCTTTTGGGAGGTTGACCCCGCTGAGTTTTGGGATGCGTGCAACGCCGTGGGACTGCGGAGCCACTACCTGGCCAGCGTCTATGCCGCTCGACTGATGGTGCCGCAGCGGCGGGGGCTAATCTGCACCCTGTCGTCGTGGGGCGGGTTGTCGTACATTTTTGGGGTGCCCTATGGGGTGGGCAAAGCAGCCTGCGATCGCCTGGCCGCAGACATGGCAGTAGAACTCAAACCCCACCAGGTGACCTCGCTCTCGGTTTGGCCGGGCATCGTCGGCACTGAGCTAATGACCCAGTTTGCCGCTGAGATGGGGCTAGGGAATGGTCAACCTTCTAGCACTGGGGAAGATGGTTCAACACCCGACCACTACAACTGGGAAACACCACTGCTCACTGGCCGGGTAATTGCGGCGCTAGCGGGCGATCGCAACCTGCTACGCCGCACCGGGCAGGTGCAAATTGTTGCTGAACTAGCCAGGGAGTACGGCGCAGTCGATGCCGAGGGCAACCGGCCGGCATCGCTCAGGTCGCTGCGGTTTGTGCTGCCCTACGCGGTGCCAGGGCTTCGACCCTATGCTGAGCTGGTACCCGATCTAGAGCTGCCCTGGCCGTTTTTGCTGCTGGGACCGCTGGGTTCTCCCAAGGCTTAG
- a CDS encoding NAD(P)-dependent alcohol dehydrogenase, whose translation MTTNVLGYAAKSATDDLAPYRFTRRDPRADDVAIEILYCGVCHSDLHTARNDWGGTMYPVVPGHEIIGRVVGVGAEVTRFKLGDHVGVGCMVDSCQHCAPCKQGLEQYCEGPATFTYNGSDRQDHTPTFGGYSQNIVVSDKFVLQIPDGLDLKGAAPLLCAGITTWSPLRHWQVGEGSRVAVVGLGGLGHMALKLAKGLGADVTLFTRSPGKEEDARRLGADHIVISTDEAQMKAVEGQFDLIIDTVPIEHDLNPYLPALALDGTLVLVGFLGNLMPTLNTVPLIMGRKTVAGSLIGGIAETQEMLNFCGDQGITSDVEVIDIQDINQAYERMQKSDVKYRFVIDMASLKD comes from the coding sequence ATGACCACAAATGTACTTGGCTACGCCGCAAAGTCTGCTACAGATGATCTAGCCCCCTATCGCTTTACCCGTCGTGACCCCCGTGCTGACGATGTGGCGATCGAAATTCTTTACTGTGGCGTCTGTCACTCTGACTTGCACACGGCTCGCAATGACTGGGGGGGAACTATGTACCCAGTGGTGCCCGGCCACGAAATCATTGGTCGCGTGGTCGGCGTGGGGGCAGAGGTGACACGGTTCAAGCTTGGCGATCACGTCGGTGTCGGCTGTATGGTCGATTCTTGCCAGCACTGTGCACCCTGCAAACAGGGGTTAGAGCAATATTGCGAGGGGCCTGCCACGTTTACCTACAACGGCAGCGATCGCCAAGATCACACGCCCACCTTTGGCGGTTACTCCCAGAACATCGTCGTGTCAGATAAGTTTGTGCTGCAAATTCCCGACGGGCTCGACCTCAAAGGGGCCGCGCCGTTGCTGTGCGCCGGAATCACCACTTGGTCACCCCTGCGTCACTGGCAGGTGGGTGAGGGTAGCCGGGTGGCTGTTGTTGGTCTTGGCGGTTTGGGGCACATGGCGCTGAAACTGGCCAAGGGCTTGGGCGCAGATGTCACGCTGTTTACCCGTTCCCCCGGCAAGGAGGAAGATGCCCGCCGTCTGGGAGCAGATCACATCGTGATCTCTACCGACGAAGCGCAAATGAAAGCCGTAGAGGGACAGTTCGACTTGATTATTGATACCGTACCCATTGAGCACGATCTCAACCCTTATCTGCCAGCGCTGGCGCTTGATGGCACGCTAGTACTGGTTGGTTTTTTGGGGAATTTGATGCCGACGTTAAACACGGTGCCGCTGATTATGGGGCGGAAGACGGTGGCGGGGTCGCTCATTGGCGGCATTGCCGAAACCCAGGAAATGCTCAATTTCTGTGGTGACCAGGGCATTACTTCAGATGTGGAAGTGATCGACATTCAAGATATCAATCAAGCCTATGAACGCATGCAGAAAAGCGACGTGAAGTACCGGTTTGTGATCGATATGGCTTCCTTGAAGGACTAA
- a CDS encoding DoxX family protein, protein MHRLEHSKTTLRGILAVCIIVAGVLHFAQPEPFIRIVPDFLPAPAALVYISGVIEIMLGIGLLVPALRQASAWGLVALFIAVFPANLNMAINHIEIQGIPNTWWFQAIRLPFQFVLIAWAYWYTRPEQPQTSQ, encoded by the coding sequence ATGCACCGCCTTGAGCACAGCAAAACTACCCTTCGGGGCATTTTGGCCGTCTGCATAATAGTGGCAGGGGTTTTGCATTTCGCCCAGCCAGAGCCGTTCATTCGGATCGTGCCGGACTTTTTGCCTGCCCCGGCTGCTCTGGTCTACATCAGTGGCGTGATCGAAATTATGTTGGGCATTGGCCTGTTGGTGCCCGCCCTACGTCAAGCTTCGGCATGGGGGCTGGTTGCATTATTTATTGCGGTGTTTCCGGCCAACCTCAACATGGCCATCAATCACATTGAAATCCAGGGCATCCCCAACACCTGGTGGTTTCAGGCAATTCGATTGCCGTTTCAGTTTGTGTTGATTGCCTGGGCCTATTGGTATACTCGCCCAGAGCAACCGCAAACTTCTCAGTAA
- a CDS encoding alpha/beta hydrolase: MKHRIFIPTLLMSAIATAAFALDKTHVLGQSPQAPVQQSGVVEGADNFYQSDQVTMQKVTFKNQYNMQVVGNLFIPKDLDQNTNHPAIVVGHPMGAVKEQSSNLYAQKLAERGFITLSLDLSFWGESEGQPRNVVAPDIYAEDFSAAVDFLGTQPIVDRERIGVLGICGSGSFVVSAAKIDPRMKAIATVSMYDMGAVNRDGLRHSATLEQRKEVIAAAAGQRYAEFTGGETEYTSGTVHQLNENSTAIEREFYDFYRTSRGEYTPEGSSPQLTTHPTLTSNVKFLNFYPFNDIETISPRPMLFITGDNAHSKEFSEDAYQRAAEPKELYIVPNAGHVDLYDRVNLIPFDRLASFFNQHLSQ, translated from the coding sequence ATGAAACACCGCATTTTCATACCAACTCTCTTGATGAGTGCAATCGCAACGGCGGCATTCGCACTCGATAAAACACACGTATTGGGTCAGAGCCCCCAAGCACCTGTGCAGCAGTCTGGTGTGGTAGAGGGGGCAGACAATTTCTATCAAAGTGACCAGGTGACTATGCAAAAAGTTACGTTCAAAAACCAGTACAACATGCAGGTTGTTGGGAATCTCTTCATTCCTAAAGACTTGGATCAAAACACTAATCATCCGGCCATTGTTGTTGGGCACCCCATGGGCGCGGTCAAAGAACAGAGTTCAAATCTGTATGCTCAAAAGCTGGCTGAGCGGGGATTCATCACCTTGTCCCTCGATTTGTCCTTCTGGGGCGAGAGTGAAGGGCAGCCCCGCAACGTTGTTGCACCAGATATTTATGCTGAAGATTTCAGTGCGGCAGTCGATTTTCTGGGCACCCAGCCAATCGTTGACAGAGAGCGAATTGGCGTTCTGGGGATTTGCGGCAGCGGTAGCTTCGTCGTCAGCGCCGCCAAGATTGACCCGCGCATGAAGGCGATCGCAACGGTCAGCATGTATGACATGGGGGCCGTCAACCGTGATGGGCTGAGACATTCTGCGACCCTCGAACAGAGGAAGGAAGTTATTGCAGCGGCGGCTGGGCAACGCTACGCGGAGTTCACAGGTGGAGAGACCGAATACACAAGCGGCACCGTGCATCAACTGAATGAAAACTCCACCGCGATCGAGCGTGAGTTTTATGACTTCTACCGCACTTCCAGGGGCGAATACACCCCCGAAGGCTCGTCGCCGCAACTAACAACCCATCCGACCCTGACCAGTAACGTCAAGTTTCTGAACTTCTACCCGTTCAATGACATTGAGACGATTTCGCCTCGTCCCATGCTGTTCATCACCGGCGACAATGCCCATTCAAAAGAGTTCAGCGAAGACGCCTATCAACGCGCCGCCGAACCAAAGGAACTCTACATCGTGCCAAACGCGGGACATGTCGATTTGTACGATCGCGTGAACCTGATCCCGTTCGATAGGCTTGCGTCCTTTTTCAATCAGCACCTCAGTCAGTAA